From the genome of Flavipsychrobacter sp., one region includes:
- a CDS encoding penicillin-binding transpeptidase domain-containing protein encodes MRIRLYISILSVLLITACKDTRIHEHEEWATFFTEKGIEDGCFIMRDHNHETVHYYNKERTITRFTPASTFKIFNSLVALEIPKAPDEQFLIVWDSVNRRPEWDKDLTMREAFTVSSVPYYQEMARRIGFDYMQHFLDTANYGNRNAGGAIDEFWLNDSLQISADEQVGFLKKLYFNELPFSERSQRIVRSMMLREQKDNYNLYYKTGWGAPNGAEKETIWIVGFIERIAKMEEHEKSMNKSDIRKYPYFFALNFSLPSSNDIDYAKYTAIREDILKGILKDYGAITTAK; translated from the coding sequence ATGCGCATTCGCTTATACATCTCCATACTTTCTGTTCTACTCATCACTGCCTGTAAGGATACTCGTATCCATGAGCATGAAGAATGGGCAACTTTTTTTACAGAAAAAGGTATTGAAGATGGGTGTTTTATTATGCGAGACCATAATCACGAAACCGTGCATTATTACAACAAAGAGCGTACCATTACCCGTTTTACACCTGCTTCAACATTTAAAATATTCAACTCTCTCGTAGCTTTAGAAATACCCAAAGCGCCGGATGAGCAATTTTTAATTGTATGGGATAGTGTAAACAGACGACCTGAATGGGATAAGGACTTGACCATGCGTGAAGCTTTTACCGTTAGTTCTGTTCCTTATTATCAGGAAATGGCGCGCCGCATAGGTTTTGACTACATGCAGCACTTTTTAGACACGGCAAACTATGGTAATAGAAATGCTGGTGGTGCTATTGATGAGTTTTGGCTTAATGACAGCTTGCAGATATCTGCCGATGAGCAAGTAGGCTTTCTTAAAAAACTATATTTTAATGAGCTCCCATTTTCAGAGCGTAGCCAACGTATAGTGCGCAGCATGATGCTAAGAGAACAGAAAGACAATTATAACCTATACTACAAAACTGGATGGGGCGCACCAAATGGCGCTGAAAAAGAAACAATATGGATCGTAGGTTTTATAGAACGTATAGCCAAAATGGAAGAACACGAAAAATCTATGAACAAGAGCGATATTCGTAAATACCCCTACTTCTTTGCACTCAATTTCTCCCTACCGTCTAGCAACGATATAGATTATGCTAAGTACACCGCTATACGTGAGGATATATTGAAAGGCATCCTCAAGGACTATGGTGCTATTACTACAGCTAAATAA